The DNA segment GATAGCCAgtagcatggctaaaaataaGTCAAAATAAACCAGAACTTTCATTGAATGCTTCACATTTGTTGTGTGTTCACTAGCAAAATATTCTACATATGCATTGGTACAAACATGTGGTGATAGATGGTctgaaaacaaaagtaaaagaaaagggagagaaggTTTTGACTTTAAACTGCATTAGCTGTCAGATCAGGATCAGACCTTGAGGAATTGAGTCACAATGGGCTGAGGCCCATTTGTGCATTTGAGATGGCGCGAGACAGGACTTTCCCGTGTGAATTATAACAAGTGTTGCAAATTGAATTTGGAAAgtaatactttatttttttacttttgaaaatcACGTTCATAATAGCCTGGTTTAGTTGCCACTGTTTCTCAGGTTTCCcagtttttttcacaagctgGTCGTGGCAGATAGTGGCACAACGTAAGCCTTGTCGTTGCCGATAATAGGTTGCAACAGCAAAGGGTTGAGAGTATTTCCACCAGATGCATCAGCTTGAGTCAGCACAGGTGGCTGCGGGTCACAACTTTCTGTGACACCTGGTGGTCTAGCGGCCAACAACCTGCTTATAAAGCAGGAGAACATGGCTGCTAATTGCAGCCGCACCTCCCTTTGCCAAAAGGCGTACACTAGGGGGTTGATCAGGGAGTTGGATAGTCCCAACAGCCACAAATAATTCTCTAACACGGCAGTGAGTTTGCAGCTTTCACACAGAAGGTGCACTATGCATGCAACAAAGAAGGGACACCAGAGGACCAAGAAGCAGCCCACAAGCACCCCCACTGTCCTCAGGGCCTTGACGTGGCTCCAATAATGGCTCCTCAGATGCTGATGCTGCTGATGATCCTCACAATGTTGATGGCAATGATGGTCAGCCGTCCTGGAACCAGCTTGCCTAACTTGACATATCTGCTTCTGATGGCTGCAGGCAATCTTCAGTATGTCCAGGTAGATGTAAAGGAATACAGAGAGCAACGGAAAGAAGCACGCGCTAAATAACACGATCATGCCCACCTGGTGAATGACAGAGAAAAAGGCACAGAAGCCGCCGTATCCTTCCGCCTGCAGCTGCCGCACCATGACTGAGGAACAGAGAGTATGGGTCATTTGATATATTACATTTTGATCTTTGatgcaacaacaacagagtggcttttgctttttttaaattcttctgAACACCAGCTCTTTTTACCATAACACAGCATACATTTATTAAGCAGTTGTATATTTAAAGGTCTCACCTGGCAAAAATCCCATTGTGAGGGAGCTGATCCACAGAGCCAGCAGGGACCCAACTGCTGTTCCCTTCCCAGACAGCTGGGAGTACCGCAGGGGCATCTTGATGGCTGCGTAGCGGTCAAGTGAGATCAGGAACATGGACATTATAGATGCTGTGCAGGGTGATGTCACGAAGGCCATCCGCATCAAACACCGGGTCTTGCCCTGAGCAGGAGGCGTGGTGTTTGTGGGCGCATCGTTATTGATCTGGTTGTGCTGGTTTGGAGTGATAATGTTGCTGTCACTGTTAAAATTAAAGTTCTCTGTGGCCAGGCCAGTGATGGCCACACCCACCAGGGCATCAGCTAGCGCCAAGTTGAGAACAAAGCACCAGCTCTGGCTTCTCTTCCTGAGGAGTAGCTTAAGTAGAGCGGCTGCCACCAGCAGGTTGGTGGAGGTGATGAGGCAAGAGGCGATGCTCAGGGTCACACCCATCACCCGAGGCTTCACATCACTTTGGGTTGTCAGCTCGTTGGTGTCCATGCTGTTAGGAGTCATGATAACAGTCGTCTCGGTGCTCACATGTCCACTCATATATGACATGTTGAtgaccaaaacacacagcttTTAAGTTAAAATCCACAAAGCTGACATAGCTGCGATTAGAGACTGTGTTTCATCCTTTACAGTTGTTCATTACAAAATGTGGTACAGTTAAGACTGTTAGAATATCATAAAGCGAATCTTCAAGAACTCCAACATCTGACGGCACTTCACCACAAGATGAGCTTTCTTATCAGCCAATATCGTCCTTTCACGTTAATCCAATGTCATGTAATGTTTCCACAGTTACTAATGTCAAAGTTTAAGGAAGACAGTCTGTCGCTAAAACATCCATTCGATCTCACCAGTTTCATCTGTGTCTTTAAAATCCCTTCAACAAATGCAGAAGGACAGAAACACTGAGAGCATTTTCAGCAGTTCTCGCTTGGCCCTCCCCttcccacacacgcacacacacgcacacgcaacacacacaacacacacgcagtgGATAGACACACTCccacacagcacaaacacatacataaccTTCTGCTGCTCATCCGTTGCTTCTGTTGCTGCTCTCTGGGTTTGACCCTTGTCCCAGCTGcctgcctgctggctctctgtctaTTTCTTATCATTAATTTATGTAAGCCTATCATTTGTATCAGAAGATTTGTTTTTATACTGAGGCTCGGAAAGTATTCCAACTCTAAGTAGGCTACATACAGAACACGTTTACGATTATGCATTTATAAGGGCATGGGGGGAAAAGATGAACAGAAACACCAGCCGTGTGGCCACTTTTCATGTCAACACCACACAAAGCAGGTTTATGATCTAGAACCCCTATCATttctatttaaatgtaaaatataaatatagattATTAGACCACCATAAAATGATATGTTAAAGAAAGACGTATCAAATGACTTTGTCATTTACCTTTAAATCACAGCATGCTGGAGGAACAATGATGATACATGAATCAAAgatgaaattaaaatataagTGAAAACCCTGGCTACTTAGCAACAGATCCTATTCTGAGTCTACTTCTGGTACTGATTTGGTTTATTATAATACAGTGTAAAAGCATCTTATCCATGTGCCATGTCAAATCAAATAAACTATGCACTCTAATGTAGATGAAGGTCATGTTGCAACGCTGCATGCATTGTTGATCAACAGTAGtgacagtgttaaaaaaaatgtattgctttGTGTCGTATTGAGACTAATTTACTAAAATCTATTTAGAAATATATGACACAAGCAGCCAAACTGTGTACAGTTTGCTGTACAGAGCTGAATGAGCTTGGTTAAACTCTAACCCTGCTGGCTGCTGTCCTACTCTGGCCCCAGAGCTCCCAGGAGACACATCTGGCATGATGGGACCATTTTCCACTAAGATTCACACACAAATAGATCTGGCTAATGATGCTTTCTCGCTGCACCCACTCCAAGCATCACCTGGCATCACATCAGCTTCTCAAAGTAGCAGCTGTAATCtgtgagaaaaaataaaaataaaagaaagaacgAAAACAATCCCTATCCAAACTAAATCTGGTTAATGATTAGCCTTGATGGTGTGCCAATAACCTTTTCataacctttttaaaaatcagTTAAATATCTACTTTTTCTGTCcgtactttatttttgttttattttacttttaacgCATTACTTTATGATTTGAATGttatatgtgtgatatgtatcatactgtatgttttctgtAAAGCATTTATAGGTACATTTTACATACACTTACAAATGTTACCAGActaaacatggtaaaaatgaTCATTGTAACCATGTTTACATTGCTGATGTTTCCCTTTACCTCATTGATTTCGGTTCTGGAAATATTTGCAAACTAACACATATTTAGACTAATATATAACAAGATGATacttcttttgcatatttacattttagaaaacgtgacatagaaaaaatgtaagtaaTCAATTTGGGGAAGTTTTATACTGTAGATTGACCCTATTTACCTGTGTCTAACCCTTGAACAAAACTGGATCTTGATATGATGTGAGGGTTCACCCAGCATCCCATTAGGTAACACAACCCCATCCTCAAACCACGACACAACAATCCCAGCAAGCCTAGAGCAGCGGAGCACAGTTTCACCGGATTCAACATGAGTCCACAGAAACCTGAGAGGAAAGATCCTCTTTTTAATACCTCTCACAACCCCCTCCCTCCCAACAAACCAACAGAAACACAATGTAGGAATGTTGTTCACCCCTGCTAGACCTTTCAGGACCTTTCAAAACATAGTGTGGGTCAGCAGTAATTGTGCCCAGTGCCCAGCAGCACCCACGGAGCCGGAATCCTGTTCATACCTCTGCCAACGCCATCCTCCAACTGCTGTGACGAATTCTTGTGCCTCCACCTGGGCCTGGGATCAGTTCCTAAGAAGCCTCAGAGTGTTTTTAACCAACGTGAGGAGTTTTTTCCAGATCAGTCTGTCCGGAAAGAGTTCTTCTCAACAGGATTGTTAAGGTGATGATGTTATGTGAGTGATGTCATAGGGTGGTGTGTGGCGTTAGACAGGAGCTGGGATTTAGCTGCTGCTTCTCCATTGTGATTACACATCAATGTGGCCTGCAGCAGAGTTCGAGTTGTATCAGAGACCTTGGGGTTGTGTCTGTTTAGTGACAATCAACTCAACTTTAAAGGGCAAGTCCATTAcgttgttttattttagttaagtAGTAGTGTTTTTCATGTGTTCAAATCCAAATAGTCATATTTTCTTTAAGTACAACATTTTGGCGTCAAAACCTGTTTTCCTAAGcccttttaaaaaccttttcccacatgACCTGACATAGGTTTTTCAGATGATGACATTGCTACATATATCCTTACCTatagcagagatggcaaaagtactcacttcccatactcaaATAGAAGTACacatacttgtgttaaaaaatactctggtaaaagtagaagtactgatttaacttctttactcaagtaaaagtaacaaaatacaggctgggaaatttacttaaagtataaaattaaaagtagccttgcaaatgacaaccattttttatgcaaagctacctggaccacgcacatgttactagagtgtAAGCTGAAAAACTTCAGGGGACatggaaaaaggctctttatacgTCATTGTCTACATtgtaaatggatgtctgccaatagggcTAAAACATCACACATATGatgattgtgacagagactgggactccaggttaataagattctgactgagtagcaagatatgaattcagttgtgattctgtgagaattcacagatccattttctcttttttaatcttgcccttaacatttaaattaatctacatgtatgtgtgtgtgctgaaatATGGCTTtcggaaagaaaataaaggataaaatatgaattgcTAAACAggcattaattaagaagttacCCATACTTTAAGAGTTCTGCAGCACATTCatctactatctcaaacatctctctcagataaggccgacgatgattgggaatgtcttgctgcttgtctgctgaatctctgggatctccgttttcttcattttttcttcattttcgaTCATGTCGCCGTCCAGAGTActatctgctaacgttagcgccatcaagctgcAATGATTTGCCGCGAATGAGTGGCGCCGATTCTGTCGAGTCGTATTAGTGGTGCAACATACAGCATaatcccatccaattagattgaatatggtattgatgacgcgaaaatgtatttattggaAACTTGTTTGTATAAAGCTgattgtggtttccaacttcgccccaggtgtgtctgttaaaacacggatggagacaactctcttttgatgcttatTACACTCAagcaacgtgcaacctagctgacaggtaaagaacacaaacataatcacaaaaatatttttcaccGCTGGGAACGGGAAACTGAAGCTGTTATAtggctctcttcaaagccaccagaatcctttgacaaaaacagtcattttatcCTGCTGGTCTACCGCTGTCTGGATCagccagtttgtttgtgttgttgtgtgaccTTTGGATCCTGACCAATGTGTCTCCTCCAGCAGGGATGTTACATTGCTTTGCTTATGTCCAAActtaattttaaactaattTTGACTCAGCTAGTGCTAGCATTTATCTACATTACTCATAACCTCATTGATTAGCTTACTGAGATAGCCTACTTCACAGCTTGTTTTGCTAAGACTGAGCAGCTGGAATTTGCCTGCTAATAAAATTGCTTTTTAGccaattaaaaaacataaatcataAGACATCAATTGACTTGACCTGAAAGCAACTGCTTTGCTGTACCAAAGTCTGTCAAGAAGAAAAGTTTCCTAATAAATATATCCATAATGTATTGGTACTTTTCAAAATACTGGACATAGGCCAAGATCTTTGAATATAATGTTTCTTTCTGCTTTGTGTCAGTGTACCAGTCACAATCACCAATGTACaagaaagcaacaacaacaaaataagtgattgcatttgtgtttctaTCAGACGTAAGATGTCCTTAAAGAGACGGCTGCTGTCCATGTTGTTGTGCTGTGTTTATTGCGTGGCCTCGCTCTTCTGTCTCCACCCAAACCGCAACAACTGCTTCTCCATGGGAGCTCGGTGAGTGTCAGTGTGTTAAACTTCGACAACTGTTTAAGAACTGTTTTGGTTCcgaaaattacagtttttgtgtatgtagtttttttattgttatttttttcacatgctgtatTAGAAGTTGTACTTCAACATATCTGAAAGACTACAGCAAATGGACCGCTGACCATTTATTTAGAGGGTgtgattttcacattttttaattcaagacCAATTAATTAAAAGTTGTCAATTAGCAAAAGATATGGTGGTCAGTTGTGTTAGGAGCTAAGTTAAGTTAAGAGTAAGTTAAGAGTTAGGGTAATTTAAGAGTCAAACAAAAAAGTTCTTTGACGTAGCATATTTGCATATGTGCTCTTCTTCTGTGGTGTGGGTGTGCTAGTTAtttcttttcaaaagaaaaacagttaaaGATGCTGGCTCACTCAAATGGCATTTCAGCACAGCTGCTCTTTTGGCCCTTTCTTCAgtacttttccttttctttattttctctcttaacttctctctctctctccacatctCAGTTCAGTTCTTCTTAATTCCCCCCAGGAATCTGTTGTCAGTCGTTCAGCAGCTTTACCAGCGTGCTATTCGACTGCTCCGCACCACTCTGTGATCCACAGCGCTGCCTGTGTTTCAACCACCAACCAACAACTCCGGACCTGTCCTGCCACTGCGGCCACTGTGGTTGTGGTCAAGCATGTCCACCAGTAGGGCATCACCAATTTAAAACAATacgaaacagagaaagaggaatggTTTCAATCCACTCATGGACTTTCAGTTTTCTCTGACTTGGGATCCAATTGCCCTGTTGTGTTCACTACTGCAATTCTCTAACTATATTTTAGATGAAGGGGCGAGGAGTATctgaaaaagttaatttttttactGACGTGGATTAACATTGGGGTTTCTGCTGTGTGATATGCGAGTGAAGTGGAAAAGACATTGTCAATGAAATGCATTTTGAGGGTTCACTGTGAGCTTGGCTGCTGTgctgtacagtccctgacaaaagtcttgtcgcttatctattttgtagaaacacctgctattaacctgacttttaattaatcaattggtgtaagaaatagctcatatgaaaagctaaaaccctcccaaatgatgttcaatgcactgaaataaattagtttcactaaaaatagatttattatttaaacaagacagaaaaggtcaaattttggcaagacaaacgTTTTGTcgctatacagaaattgaacaaatttactacaatactaaaatatgtcagcaaattaatagtggtgctgtgagattcaaatttaatatcttgtatgacttccatgagcttgaggACTGCATCCCTGCGGTTtagcaaggattcatacaatgtattgatgaagtcatcaggaatagctaggaaaacAGGTCTTGCAtgctcccagagttcatcaatattctggtttggtcttccatgcttcctctttatCCTACCCCactatgctcaatgatgttcatgtctggtgactgggccggccaatcctggagcatcttgatcttctttgccttgaggaactttgaagtggagatggaagtatgcggggagcaccatcctgctggagaatttggcctcttttatggttgggaataaagaggtagctaagatttcttggtatttgagactatgatgttgccttccacctgcAGATCTCTGCaccaccccatactggatgttaccccagaccatgatttttccgccacaaACTTCAGTTTTTCGGgggaatcttggatccatgcgggctccagtaggtctctgcaatatttgcggcaatgtggtgtaattcaacagaagattcatctgaaaaatccactttcttccactttccatcgtccatccttttagcaggctgtgggccttggaaATGCACACGgttttaattgtcttttgtttagtgctggcttctggccactgattcaaccatggaggccatttcgagacaaaATCCGACAAaagttctggttgacacagggacttcaggggaccaggtctggtggagctctgctgcagtggaaaatgggctggcttggattttcgagccaacaaacggtcctctcagcaggtcttgcggggtctgcctgacctgggcttgtcaaaaacgtctccagtgtctcaaatgttttttaatctctGTACTTgatgctgagacacattgaaggtgtctgccacatcagcagtggatctggtcttcagcccttgataatcaaaactttagttagggtgaatcttaggcatgtttgcagatgtttagttgcagttgatgtgaagggctagtgtactggggttgtttttatacacacctgagaactaattgatccattattagttattagtgaagtgaagctcatatgacaaggtgacaacacttgtgtctttgcaaaaattacgcaatgggctttaccaaagCTGGGAatatagaatactttttgacagtttcttttgcactgaaacatttacaaaagctgttggattaaaatgagccatttcttgtaaataatctTGATTAGACATTTCagtggcacttcaggtcaatttgtagacaagcgacaagacttttgtcagggactgtacactGCAACAGCAGAAGAATGAAGGTTAAAGAAACAGCCTTGTAACCAAGGGGTTGTTGGTTAATATTTGTGGACACGCTGGCAGTATTGTTGTAGTAATCCAAAAGTCAACATGCATGAATTAATGTTCATGGTTCAAGGTCTTAAAGGAGACTGGGTCAAAAAGGTACTTGAGAATAATCAGATCCAATCCAAAATGCAGTCAACCCAAACAGACccaagcagagagagagagagagagagagcactagCACTGGCAGCAGTAGCATTCCCCATCGATTAAGGAGCAGCCATAATCAAATTAACTAGCAATTCATGTTATTATCCACTGAAACACTATGTGATCAGAACTGATAGTGAGTACTCTCAAGACCTGAGTCATGCACCAATACCACCAGGCGCTAGTGTGACCAGTTATGGAGTTTTTCCACTACATGGTACCTCCTGGACTGGCCTTGACTCTGTTCGCCTTCTTATATTTTCcgtaacaaaaaaaagtccctggtacctgctaacaggtactttttttagtatcacctcAGTTAAGGTTCCACGCGAGCTGAAGCAATACCAAAAGTTGACGTGAATACCTGCAGACTACtacggagagaatcgtcactattcactacgtcatcattgctagcaacagacggggGTGTCTTGAACAAACCCAGCATGTTTAAGTAGTTTAGCCagcatcatttttttaaactaaatttgTCCTCTGGttgtggcaacagccacatgccgagaatcaaagaCAACACACATTTGTTGTTCTGTGTACTGTACgtgtcacggcagtttcctgctatgatgACCCACCACGCTCTCCTCacacatgaggcggtactaagctgcaatggaaaaaggaggatggGGCGCCGCAGTCGAGTTGAGTCGAGTCGAGCATTGGAGAACCAAGATGACCCATGAAGACTTTAATATGCCACATCAACACTTAACTTGGGCTTTGCAAGTGCACAGTTGTACATAATGTGTCCTTACCTCCCGGTGTAAGAGCTCTACGGGGGAAATACAGCAAGAGACACATCAAATTCTGACACATAGAAAAGGGAACCATATGCACCAAGACAGCTTtgccttgtttttgttgtaatgtcATTTACAACTATATGTAGGATATGTTTTAGATTTAAATGGCATTTTGAACTGCCAAACAGTTTTCTATACAGACATTACTGCTgtgtagctgcctgtccccattAAATGACAGACTAGGTCAAGGCATATGAGCTGACTGATGGCTTTACTGGCAGAATGAAGAC comes from the Etheostoma spectabile isolate EspeVRDwgs_2016 chromosome 13, UIUC_Espe_1.0, whole genome shotgun sequence genome and includes:
- the gpr119 gene encoding glucose-dependent insulinotropic receptor; translation: MSYMSGHVSTETTVIMTPNSMDTNELTTQSDVKPRVMGVTLSIASCLITSTNLLVAAALLKLLLRKRSQSWCFVLNLALADALVGVAITGLATENFNFNSDSNIITPNQHNQINNDAPTNTTPPAQGKTRCLMRMAFVTSPCTASIMSMFLISLDRYAAIKMPLRYSQLSGKGTAVGSLLALWISSLTMGFLPVMVRQLQAEGYGGFCAFFSVIHQVGMIVLFSACFFPLLSVFLYIYLDILKIACSHQKQICQVRQAGSRTADHHCHQHCEDHQQHQHLRSHYWSHVKALRTVGVLVGCFLVLWCPFFVACIVHLLCESCKLTAVLENYLWLLGLSNSLINPLVYAFWQREVRLQLAAMFSCFISRLLAARPPGVTESCDPQPPVLTQADASGGNTLNPLLLQPIIGNDKAYVVPLSATTSL